AAAAGTGGAGGATAAAAAACCGGAAAGGAGGTCTAACATTGATTTCAGCGCTGAACTTGATCGTGCGAGACAAGAGGTTGAGAGAAGGTTTTCTGTTTTATCCTCTCTTGAGATAACGGGTGGCGAGACTCCAAAAATAGAAAAACAAGAGAGAACAATTAATGGAGTTGTGGAAACCATATTTGTGCCAAAGGAAGGAAAGTTTAACAAAGTTACAGAAAACGGAGTTGATGTTTGGATTGCAAAGAACGGCGAAGCTTGCATCAAGGTAAAGATGTACTCCAATGGGAAATCCAAACTCTTACATCTCTACAACATATTTGGAAATAGAGTAGGCTTCAAAACACTCAAAAAGTCCGGTTCTAGTTGGTTACCagttgatgaaaataaaatgtaCGAGGAGCTCTCAAGAATGAGAGGTGAAATTGTGGACAAAAAAACAAAACCTGAAATCTCCGGCAGTATTTTTTCCAGTCCCCTCATACTGGTCCTACAATTTTCAATCCTCTTTTACTTTATAAACTCTATGGATTAGGGTCCCAGAGTAGGAGGAATAGGAACTTGTGCAAGATATCATAGTCACtaaaatttaaaataaaacgCCAGCATCAATTTAAAATCATAGTTATATAGGAAATACATGTTAGACAGTCCTTGCATAGATAGGGAGGTGATAGGTCCGATTGTCACGgatctgcatgcacataAAATCCCCCATGAGTGTCCGGACAatcttacacattcttcaaaCTTTACAGATTATACAGTGCAAAGACGCTGTATAAGTGCTGATTTGTTATTGTGGAATATACATGAAGGATAACTGAAGATGGCGTCTAAAGGAACTCCATCATCTACAAGAAATAGACCTGCTTCTGTGGAAATTGGTAAAGCTTCTAGAGGTGGACAATATACTGACGAACataatataataaaatttACCAGATATAATGACAAACCGGAGAACggatatacaaaatatgtTCATACAGTTCCTGATAATTGTTATGTTAAAACTATAAAACATGATAACAAAGATCAAAATGGATTTGATCTGAAAAGTCAAGAATACACAGAAGTTACTGTCTATTTCATAGAGTATGATAATTCTAGCCTTTTACCACTCGTAGTTGGTATTACAAAGGGTAATGGTACCTATGAATACTTTATCAAGGAAGAGTACTTCAACACTTCTGATAGATGGAAGaaagatggagaaattAAAAACGATGGGACCCTCAAAAACAGACTTGCAGAAATAAATAAGAAGACTTCTGGCTTAATGGTGTTAAAAGTGGACGCAAATGCAGATAGTAAATACTACGCTAACGGGGATATCCAAGCTCCAAAAGTCAATGACAAGATTGAAATATCTGTTTCTCAAAGCTTTAATAGCACAAATACCTACAAAATATTTACTCATAaaccaaaggatggtaagATGCGAGTGTTAACTACAAGGAATGCCAGTGGTAACTTTTACCCATTCAATCCAGACAACGCATATATTACCGAGTGCGATAGTATCTTTTTATATCACTGGTATAAAGATGAGGGCAATAACAGGGTACTTATTCTCGAGCTGAAATCTTCTGGAAATGCAAAGTACTTCAAATTAGAAGGGGGTAAATGGGTACCTGAAAACACAACAGAAACTCTTGATACTGCACTCAGGAGAGAAAACTGTATTAGAAATGGTTTACATGCTGTAGATCTAGATAAAAATACCAGTGGTCCTTATCCATGTCCTATTTGCAaaactaccattaattTAACATCACAAACTCCAGAAAACGCGTATACGAAATGTACCCATAGTATTAATAATAGTAACTTTAGAAGCGTTATCTCTAAAAGAACAGACCAAGATGGAATAAATATTTCTTCTGGTATTAATAAAGTTGTTGTATTTCACTTTCCTCCTAGCAAACCAAGTCCTATCCTCATTTGCATTCCTTCCCTGGACAAAAGGTGGTACAAAAAAAGCACCAAAGATGGAAACAAATGGGAAAAGATAATGGAAAATACACCAACCAACGAACATGACACTTCAAAGATAAGGGAACTTCTCAAAAAAATACAAGGTGAACTTAAAAAATCTCCCACTCCATCTGAATCTTCAACAAGCCAGAGTGGAGGTACTACCACGAACAAAGACACAGAGAAAACTACCAGAGGTGTAGAAACTACAACACATACCGCTAGCGGAAGTGGAGGGAATATAACATCTGAACAAAAACCATCTCAAACTACCAGTCCTCCTCCCTCCTCTGTTGCCGCTCAGAAAGCTGAATCTTCCCCCGTAGGCATAGTAGTTGGAGTGATTGTAGGAGTAGTTCTTGTAAGTCTTGTCATTTACGAAGGCTTTATGCTTCGCAGGAATCCAGAGAAAAGCATTACAACGAGAGTCATGAGCAAACTCAGAGGCCGAAAATATCCACCTATAACACACGATAACATGCATGTTCCGTCataatgtaaatattatGCCCAAAGATGTCCGTCTATGCATTCTCAgcctttattcttccagagtCACCTTCCATTCCTCCTTTGGTGGGCGGACGCAGTTCCAGTTTGTCTACTCATACCTTAATTATACACATTCTGATTGAATGAATATGTAGCCATCATGGTCAAGTATATGCTACAGTATTATTACATTGTAGCTTCTATATCCATCAAGTTGGTGGATTTTGCCTTAAGGGGCATGTATTCCTCCTCTGTGCGCCCTTGCTCCGGAAGCTTACTAGTGAGTCACTAGTCTCCCTCTTGTACAGCATAGAGATCACCATTGAGTCAAGGGTGTCAGAACGAGTACCTTCCTCAGTTAAATACCCTTTGTCACAAGTACGTCAAATATACGCACCGATAACATCATCCATGGACCTTCCAAGTTATAAATCCGCAAAATAGATCACACTACTGCTACATAC
Above is a genomic segment from Theileria equi strain WA chromosome 4 map unlocalized gcontig_1105316255041, whole genome shotgun sequence containing:
- a CDS encoding hypothetical protein (encoded by transcript BEWA_048270A); the protein is MASKGTPSSTRNRPASVEIGKASRGGQYTDEHNIIKFTRYNDKPENGYTKYVHTVPDNCYVKTIKHDNKDQNGFDLKSQEYTEVTVYFIEYDNSSLLPLVVGITKGNGTYEYFIKEEYFNTSDRWKKDGEIKNDGTLKNRLAEINKKTSGLMVLKVDANADSKYYANGDIQAPKVNDKIEISVSQSFNSTNTYKIFTHKPKDGKMRVLTTRNASGNFYPFNPDNAYITECDSIFLYHWYKDEGNNRVLILELKSSGNAKYFKLEGGKWVPENTTETLDTALRRENCIRNGLHAVDLDKNTSGPYPCPICKTTINLTSQTPENAYTKCTHSINNSNFRSVISKRTDQDGINISSGINKVVVFHFPPSKPSPILICIPSLDKRWYKKSTKDGNKWEKIMENTPTNEHDTSKIRELLKKIQGELKKSPTPSESSTSQSGGTTTNKDTEKTTRGVETTTHTASGSGGNITSEQKPSQTTSPPPSSVAAQKAESSPVGIVVGVIVGVVLVSLVIYEGFMLRRNPEKSITTRVMSKLRGRKYPPITHDNMHVPS